Proteins found in one Phocaeicola salanitronis DSM 18170 genomic segment:
- the traM gene encoding conjugative transposon protein TraM, producing the protein MKSIDIKKPKYILPALVLPFILGIGWIIKDMWSNSVPIEETQLTEMTELNTEIPDAELEKRTVHNKFEALKSAFNKSSDFSSIQTIDKEENNNEIEDNGSLYTNEEMRHIDSLNQASQLKKTELDNQTAALMEIQNNALTGNEKRPEKERELPQKSKMQEEMELFKMQMAYIDSLQNPQRHQKPVVNDSKKTDMEEKTIEVMKAVNPATAYFNTVGKDKKTSLITAILDENVKVTQGSRIRIRLLDDIMLNDAILSKGTYIYGNVSGFSEQRVKINISSIMLDGKRMKVDLSVYDIDGQEGFFVPSSAFRDLSKDIGSQVGSQNITMNTSNGGVEQFAFNALQDAYRSTTQALSKNIKKNKAKLKYNTQIFLVNNKEEK; encoded by the coding sequence ATGAAATCTATTGATATAAAAAAGCCAAAATATATCTTGCCAGCCTTAGTATTGCCTTTTATATTAGGTATTGGATGGATTATAAAAGACATGTGGTCTAATTCTGTCCCTATAGAAGAAACACAACTTACAGAAATGACCGAATTAAACACAGAGATTCCAGATGCAGAACTAGAGAAAAGAACTGTTCACAACAAATTTGAAGCCCTGAAAAGTGCATTTAATAAAAGTTCGGATTTCTCTTCAATACAAACAATAGACAAAGAAGAAAATAATAACGAGATTGAAGACAATGGTTCTCTTTACACAAACGAAGAAATGAGACATATAGATAGCCTTAACCAAGCCTCACAGCTAAAAAAAACAGAACTCGATAATCAGACTGCTGCACTAATGGAAATACAAAATAATGCCCTTACAGGCAATGAGAAACGACCTGAAAAGGAAAGAGAACTTCCACAAAAATCAAAAATGCAGGAAGAAATGGAACTATTCAAAATGCAAATGGCTTATATCGATTCGCTACAAAACCCACAGCGACACCAAAAGCCAGTTGTCAATGATAGTAAAAAAACTGATATGGAAGAAAAAACAATAGAAGTAATGAAAGCCGTCAATCCTGCAACTGCATACTTTAATACTGTAGGGAAAGACAAAAAAACATCTCTAATCACAGCTATACTGGATGAAAATGTTAAAGTAACGCAAGGCAGTAGAATCCGTATCCGTCTATTAGATGATATCATGTTAAATGATGCCATACTCAGTAAAGGCACATACATTTACGGCAATGTTTCCGGATTTAGTGAGCAACGAGTAAAAATAAACATATCTTCCATAATGCTTGATGGAAAAAGAATGAAAGTTGATCTATCTGTATATGACATTGATGGGCAAGAAGGTTTTTTCGTCCCATCTTCTGCCTTTAGAGATTTAAGTAAAGATATAGGTAGTCAAGTTGGCAGTCAAAACATAACAATGAATACAAGTAATGGAGGTGTAGAACAATTTGCTTTTAATGCTTTACAAGACGCATATAGAAGCACTACGCAGGCTTTATCAAAGAATATCAAAAAGAATAAAGCAAAATTGAAATATAACACACAAATATTTTTAGTAAACAACAAAGAAGAAAAGTAA
- a CDS encoding plasmid transfer protein, which produces MNELIDKFLFELFDGLREHITDIFGEFLSDAQALAAIFMLLYFGVESFKMMSGDKRLEIIPLLRPFALGLVLMFWNPFIEVISYPGEVLTEHSKDMFYNKIDEVEMLSRERYALIDSVAIELMHSSLEVERAEEEVKDDKWYDFNIDFSAIGEKIAGLWVYVVAKVRMLLFSIVEFLVVTIWQLCIYLVFFLQIIFTGILVTLGPIAFAFSVLPAFRDAYVQWIARFVSVSLYSVIGYIVLSLSLAIMGYGIEKEIAILHEALSNEAAFIMYVGMSSGGVNSFILTLLLGAFSMLTIPFVSTWVVSTTGIGQAVGGMVGGAAIATKAVAGKIV; this is translated from the coding sequence ATGAATGAATTAATAGACAAATTTCTATTTGAATTATTTGATGGACTAAGAGAACACATCACAGATATTTTTGGTGAATTTCTTTCAGATGCACAGGCATTAGCAGCTATATTCATGTTGCTATATTTTGGCGTTGAAAGTTTTAAAATGATGAGTGGCGACAAAAGGCTTGAAATTATTCCGTTATTGCGTCCTTTCGCACTTGGACTTGTGCTTATGTTTTGGAATCCTTTTATTGAAGTTATCAGCTATCCGGGTGAAGTTCTAACAGAACACAGCAAAGATATGTTCTATAACAAAATAGATGAAGTTGAAATGCTTTCACGTGAAAGATATGCACTTATAGACAGCGTAGCAATCGAACTGATGCACTCGTCATTAGAAGTTGAGAGAGCTGAAGAAGAAGTAAAAGACGATAAATGGTATGATTTTAATATTGATTTTTCAGCTATTGGAGAAAAAATTGCTGGACTATGGGTTTATGTTGTGGCAAAGGTGCGCATGTTATTATTTAGCATTGTCGAGTTCTTAGTTGTAACGATATGGCAACTATGTATATATCTTGTATTTTTTCTACAAATAATTTTTACTGGCATATTAGTTACACTTGGACCAATTGCTTTTGCCTTTTCCGTTCTACCTGCCTTCAGGGATGCTTATGTGCAATGGATAGCCCGATTTGTCAGCGTTAGTTTATATTCCGTTATTGGATATATTGTCTTATCCTTATCACTGGCAATTATGGGATATGGAATTGAGAAAGAAATCGCAATATTACATGAAGCACTAAGTAACGAGGCTGCATTTATTATGTATGTTGGCATGAGTTCTGGAGGTGTTAACAGCTTTATTCTGACATTATTATTAGGAGCTTTTTCTATGCTTACTATTCCATTTGTTTCAACATGGGTAGTATCAACAACAGGCATCGGACAAGCAGTTGGTGGTATGGTAGGAGGTGCAGCAATCGCAACAAAAGCTGTTGCAGGTAAAATCGTTTAA
- the traK gene encoding conjugative transposon protein TraK: MIIKNIENKIKLAGLLSIGSFISSIVISGMVLAFCFTLVREERKKIYVLDQDVPVLVKQTGVEVNLEVECKSHVNLFHSLFFTLPPDDDFIKHNMESAMYLVDESGLKQYNNLKEKGYFNTLLASSATVTIKTDSINMNMSDMSFTYYGTQRIERETSVLKRQLVTTGYLRQVPRTDNNPHGLIITNWKTILNKDLDYKIKKSF, encoded by the coding sequence ATGATTATCAAAAACATTGAGAACAAAATTAAACTTGCTGGATTACTTTCTATTGGTAGTTTCATATCAAGCATAGTGATTTCTGGCATGGTTCTAGCATTCTGCTTTACTCTTGTACGTGAAGAAAGAAAAAAGATTTATGTACTTGATCAAGATGTACCTGTACTAGTTAAACAAACTGGAGTTGAAGTCAATTTAGAAGTTGAATGTAAAAGTCATGTAAATCTTTTTCACTCACTATTTTTCACATTACCGCCTGATGATGACTTTATTAAGCATAACATGGAAAGTGCAATGTATCTAGTGGATGAAAGCGGACTTAAACAATATAATAATTTAAAAGAAAAAGGATATTTCAATACATTACTTGCCAGTTCTGCTACTGTGACAATTAAAACAGATAGCATAAATATGAACATGTCAGACATGAGTTTTACCTATTACGGAACACAGAGAATTGAAAGGGAAACATCTGTATTAAAAAGGCAATTAGTTACCACAGGATATTTGCGTCAGGTTCCACGTACAGATAATAACCCACATGGATTAATTATAACAAATTGGAAAACTATACTTAATAAAGATTTAGATTACAAAATAAAAAAGAGTTTCTAA